The following proteins come from a genomic window of Pirellula staleyi DSM 6068:
- the amt gene encoding ammonium transporter, whose translation MESAPAYANLIWVLVCAALVMFMQAGFCMLETGFSRAKNSINVAIKNLIDFCLSGLIYWAFGFAIMFGSSYFGFFGKSMFLLDGSQTPWLLAIFLFQMMFCSTATTIISGAVAERIRFSAYLLVAMFVSGLIYPVFGHWAWGGGVEGVATGWLAKLGFIDFAGSTVVHSIGGWCALAITLILGPRFGRFTDRTQPMHGHSLALSTLGALTLWFGWFGFNGGSTLAINSSVPIILVNTNLAAAAGGVAALLLAWRCEKLPSVSQGINGVIAGLVGITASCHLVEPMGAVTIGAVSGMIAVLGTYLLERYKIDDVVGAVPVHGMSGAWGTLAVALFVSVDKFPLGNSRIDQIGIQGIGVLCCFAWAFAVPWCVFSVVNYFRPLRTDLHHELQGLNVTEHGASTELIDLLVNMDRQRQRGDFSQPVHVEPHTEVGQIAAEYNRVIDCVNQEIIAREQAIAAARTAEEKFRSIFENAVEGIFQTTPSGEYLSANPKLARIYGFETVADMQTGLQDISRQLYVDPARRAEFCSLLEQTDVVIGFESQVYRADGSIIWISENARAIRDEQGQVKYYEGTVEEITQRKLNADLKAEKEAAVAASQAKSAFLANMSHEIRTPLNGVIGMLELLGTTTLDERQNRYVHIARSSAGTLLGLINDVLDFSKIEAGKLELERVQFDLHSLLEDVAEMFSHRANEKGLELSCRILPGVPTNVYGDPERIRQVLINLVNNAIKFTKQGEVILRAEQQVHSSGVSRMRISVIDTGIGIPADRSSQLFAPFTQVDASTTRKYGGTGLGLAICRQLIELMGGRVGVDSVEGNGSTFWCEVPLEVAQVNTAPRSPVAETLRGLAVLTVDDTDTNLEILHDQLTSWGMRVTAARDGLQALAQLRTAVRSGKKYPLVILDHQMPEMDGLQLAAAIKGDALLRDTNLLMLTSVDQLVDRSKWSSLGLAGVMTKPIRQSRLFDAIAGVLKHQESLPALPDSDSSATLPAPAAPTKPVMLREVASAPAYSRTEGATPQEILAQCGLKLLVAEDNEINQMVTSEILRGSGYACDVVSNGNQAIDALVRGGYALVLMDCQMPELDGFAATKKIRALEQSGSLTHAVQGPMPVVALTANAVYGDRDVCLAAGMNDYTTKPVDRAILLGTIARNLQPVIEKIPLQTSTPPQATQSPAEPSSAASDESTAANPGAPVELPEELGPVIVIPELLSRCACDTGFAGSMLRRFQSRLPEEYARLAEAVKNQDTVPARKMAHTLKGTAANLAAAGVRTAAAQLELALHDERHDESARCLGQLEFEVERCLSHLDTLLAGELAADAT comes from the coding sequence ATGGAATCCGCCCCTGCCTATGCCAACTTGATTTGGGTGCTGGTTTGCGCCGCGCTTGTGATGTTTATGCAAGCCGGTTTTTGCATGCTCGAGACAGGTTTCTCGCGTGCGAAGAACAGCATCAATGTGGCCATCAAAAACCTGATCGACTTTTGCCTTTCCGGCCTCATCTACTGGGCGTTCGGATTTGCGATCATGTTTGGCAGCAGCTATTTCGGATTCTTCGGCAAGTCGATGTTCTTGCTCGACGGTAGCCAAACGCCGTGGCTGCTCGCCATCTTTCTTTTTCAAATGATGTTCTGCTCCACCGCCACCACCATCATCAGTGGCGCAGTGGCGGAACGAATTCGCTTTTCGGCCTACTTACTGGTGGCGATGTTTGTCTCCGGCCTCATCTATCCCGTGTTCGGCCACTGGGCCTGGGGTGGTGGCGTGGAAGGTGTGGCGACCGGCTGGCTCGCGAAGCTGGGGTTCATCGACTTCGCTGGCAGCACGGTGGTGCACTCCATCGGTGGCTGGTGCGCCTTGGCGATCACCCTCATCCTGGGTCCACGCTTCGGACGCTTCACCGATCGCACGCAGCCGATGCACGGACATAGTCTCGCCCTCAGCACCCTCGGTGCACTCACCCTGTGGTTCGGCTGGTTCGGGTTCAATGGTGGCAGCACACTCGCCATCAACAGCAGCGTGCCAATCATCCTGGTCAACACCAATCTGGCAGCCGCCGCAGGTGGCGTCGCTGCTTTGCTGCTGGCTTGGCGCTGCGAAAAGCTGCCGAGTGTTTCGCAAGGGATCAACGGTGTGATCGCCGGACTCGTCGGCATCACCGCTTCGTGTCATCTGGTCGAGCCGATGGGAGCAGTAACGATTGGCGCCGTCTCGGGGATGATCGCTGTCCTCGGTACCTATCTGCTCGAACGCTACAAAATCGACGACGTGGTGGGAGCGGTCCCAGTCCACGGCATGAGCGGCGCTTGGGGAACCTTGGCCGTAGCCCTGTTTGTGAGTGTCGACAAGTTTCCGCTCGGCAACAGCCGCATCGATCAGATTGGCATTCAAGGAATTGGCGTTCTCTGCTGTTTCGCTTGGGCGTTTGCGGTGCCGTGGTGTGTCTTCTCGGTGGTCAACTATTTCCGGCCACTGCGCACCGATCTGCATCACGAACTACAAGGGCTCAACGTCACCGAGCATGGGGCGAGCACCGAGCTGATCGATCTGCTGGTGAACATGGACCGGCAACGTCAGCGGGGAGATTTTTCGCAGCCAGTGCATGTCGAGCCGCACACTGAAGTGGGACAGATCGCTGCCGAATACAACCGCGTGATCGACTGCGTGAATCAAGAGATTATTGCCCGCGAGCAAGCGATCGCAGCGGCACGCACGGCGGAAGAAAAATTCCGTTCGATTTTCGAGAACGCTGTCGAAGGAATTTTCCAAACCACGCCGAGTGGCGAGTACCTGAGCGCCAACCCCAAGCTCGCTCGCATCTATGGCTTCGAGACTGTCGCCGACATGCAAACCGGGCTGCAAGATATCAGCCGACAGTTGTATGTCGACCCCGCGCGTCGCGCCGAGTTCTGCAGCTTGCTTGAGCAAACCGATGTAGTGATCGGCTTTGAGTCGCAGGTCTATCGGGCCGATGGAAGCATCATCTGGATCAGTGAAAATGCACGCGCGATCCGGGATGAACAGGGGCAGGTGAAGTACTACGAAGGAACTGTCGAGGAGATCACGCAGCGCAAGCTCAACGCCGATCTCAAGGCGGAAAAAGAAGCAGCTGTGGCTGCCAGCCAAGCCAAAAGCGCGTTCCTTGCGAATATGAGCCACGAGATCCGCACCCCGCTTAACGGCGTGATCGGCATGCTCGAGCTGCTCGGGACGACGACCCTCGATGAGCGCCAGAATCGTTATGTGCATATCGCGCGCTCCAGTGCCGGCACGCTGCTGGGTCTGATCAACGATGTGCTCGATTTCAGCAAGATCGAGGCGGGTAAGCTCGAGCTCGAGCGGGTGCAATTCGACCTGCATAGCCTCCTCGAAGATGTCGCCGAGATGTTCAGTCATCGTGCCAACGAGAAGGGGCTCGAACTTTCGTGCCGCATTCTGCCCGGCGTTCCCACGAACGTGTATGGCGATCCCGAGCGGATTCGTCAGGTGCTCATAAATCTGGTGAACAACGCGATTAAGTTCACCAAGCAAGGGGAAGTGATCCTGCGGGCCGAACAGCAGGTGCATAGCAGCGGCGTCTCGCGAATGCGCATCAGCGTGATCGATACCGGCATCGGCATTCCAGCCGATCGCTCGAGTCAACTCTTCGCGCCGTTTACGCAGGTCGATGCCAGCACGACACGCAAGTATGGTGGCACCGGTTTGGGACTCGCCATCTGTCGTCAGCTCATCGAACTGATGGGTGGGCGAGTGGGGGTCGATAGTGTCGAAGGGAACGGGAGTACGTTCTGGTGCGAAGTGCCGCTCGAAGTGGCGCAGGTTAACACCGCCCCTCGATCACCGGTGGCCGAAACCTTGCGTGGTCTAGCCGTTCTGACGGTCGACGATACCGACACGAATCTCGAAATTTTGCACGACCAGCTCACGAGCTGGGGAATGCGCGTGACTGCGGCCCGCGATGGTTTGCAGGCTTTGGCGCAGCTCCGTACAGCCGTTCGCTCGGGAAAAAAATATCCGCTCGTGATTCTCGATCATCAGATGCCCGAGATGGATGGCCTGCAATTGGCCGCCGCCATCAAGGGAGATGCGCTACTGCGCGATACCAACCTGCTGATGCTCACCAGTGTCGATCAGCTCGTCGATCGTTCGAAGTGGTCGTCGCTGGGACTCGCGGGAGTGATGACCAAGCCGATTCGTCAATCGCGTCTGTTCGACGCCATTGCGGGAGTACTCAAGCATCAAGAGAGTCTGCCAGCATTGCCGGATAGCGACAGTAGTGCGACGTTGCCTGCACCCGCGGCACCAACGAAGCCTGTGATGTTGCGCGAAGTGGCCAGCGCACCAGCCTACTCGCGCACCGAAGGGGCGACGCCGCAAGAGATTCTTGCACAGTGCGGCCTCAAGCTTTTGGTGGCTGAAGATAACGAAATCAATCAGATGGTGACGAGCGAAATCCTGCGCGGCAGCGGCTATGCCTGCGATGTGGTGAGCAATGGAAACCAGGCGATCGACGCGCTTGTGCGCGGGGGCTATGCCCTGGTGCTGATGGATTGTCAGATGCCGGAACTCGACGGCTTTGCTGCTACTAAAAAGATTCGCGCGCTCGAGCAATCGGGTTCGCTCACGCATGCGGTTCAAGGTCCGATGCCGGTGGTCGCGCTCACCGCTAACGCCGTCTATGGCGATCGCGATGTCTGCCTCGCTGCCGGGATGAACGACTACACCACCAAGCCGGTCGACCGCGCGATTTTGCTCGGCACGATTGCCCGCAACCTGCAACCGGTGATCGAGAAGATCCCGCTGCAAACGAGTACGCCGCCACAGGCTACGCAGTCGCCAGCCGAGCCGAGCAGCGCTGCAAGTGACGAGAGTACAGCCGCGAATCCTGGCGCACCGGTCGAGCTGCCTGAAGAACTTGGACCGGTGATTGTGATACCAGAGCTTCTCTCGCGCTGTGCGTGCGACACGGGCTTTGCCGGGTCGATGCTCCGTCGGTTTCAGTCGCGACTTCCCGAGGAATACGCGCGGCTGGCTGAAGCGGTGAAGAATCAAGATACCGTGCCTGCCCGAAAAATGGCACACACGCTGAAAGGAACTGCCGCCAACCTGGCCGCTGCTGGTGTTCGCACCGCTGCTGCCCAGTTGGAACTCGCGCTGCACGATGAGCGCCACGATGAATCTGCCCGTTGTTTGGGACAACTCGAGTTTGAAGTCGAACGTTGTCTTTCGCATCTCGATACGCTGCTTGCAGGAGAGTTAGCTGCTGACGCCACTTAG